A single Arthrobacter sp. ERGS1:01 DNA region contains:
- a CDS encoding LLM class flavin-dependent oxidoreductase, with the protein MKRIGFLSFGHYGTGRGSQTASARDALHQAVDLAVAAEEIGIDGAFFRVHHFARQQAAPFPLMAAIAARTSRIEIGTGVIDMRYENPLYMAEQAAATDLISDGRLQIGVSRGSPEPALNGAADFGYFPEDGETTADMARRHTASFRHAISGAGVAEPGEHAYMGGERLLRIEPQSPGLAQRIWWGAGSRATAVWAARQGMNLMSSTLLTEDTGVPFDQLQAEQIQLFRDEWAAAGHSFTPRVSVSRSVIPIVDDTDRMYFGLRAQADSKDQVGMIDGLLSRFGKSYMGDPAEIAAELAADEAVHAADTLMLTVPNQLGVAYNAKMLENIAQYIAPAIGWQPNL; encoded by the coding sequence ATGAAACGTATTGGCTTTTTGTCCTTCGGGCACTACGGCACGGGCCGCGGCTCACAAACCGCGTCGGCCCGCGACGCCCTCCACCAAGCCGTCGACCTTGCGGTGGCCGCCGAGGAGATCGGCATTGACGGGGCCTTCTTCAGGGTGCACCACTTTGCCCGTCAGCAGGCCGCCCCGTTCCCGCTCATGGCCGCGATTGCCGCCCGGACCAGCCGGATCGAAATCGGCACGGGCGTCATCGACATGCGCTACGAAAACCCTCTGTACATGGCCGAACAAGCCGCGGCGACGGACCTGATCAGCGATGGCCGGCTGCAGATCGGCGTGAGCCGCGGTTCACCCGAACCCGCCCTGAACGGCGCGGCCGACTTTGGCTATTTCCCGGAGGACGGCGAGACCACGGCGGACATGGCCCGGCGGCATACGGCGTCGTTCCGGCACGCAATCAGCGGTGCCGGGGTGGCCGAGCCGGGCGAACATGCCTACATGGGTGGCGAACGGCTGCTGCGCATTGAACCGCAGTCGCCGGGGCTGGCCCAGCGAATCTGGTGGGGCGCCGGCTCCCGGGCCACGGCCGTGTGGGCGGCGCGGCAGGGCATGAACCTGATGAGCTCCACCCTGCTGACCGAGGACACGGGCGTGCCGTTCGACCAGTTGCAAGCCGAACAAATCCAGCTGTTCCGCGACGAATGGGCCGCCGCGGGCCACTCCTTCACCCCGCGCGTCTCCGTCAGCCGCAGCGTCATCCCCATTGTCGATGACACCGACCGCATGTACTTTGGGCTGCGCGCCCAGGCCGACAGCAAGGACCAGGTGGGCATGATCGACGGCCTGCTCTCTCGCTTCGGCAAGAGCTACATGGGCGACCCGGCGGAGATCGCCGCCGAGCTCGCAGCCGATGAAGCCGTGCATGCCGCGGACACGCTCATGCTCACGGTGCCAAACCAGTTGGGAGTTGCCTACAACGCCAAGATGCTCGAGAACATCGCCCAGTACATTGCCCCGGCGATCGGTTGGCAGCCGAACCTCTAA
- a CDS encoding ribonuclease J — protein MRIVALGGLGEIGRNMTVFEYAGKLLIVDCGVLFPEEHHPGVDLILPDFSYLKDRWADVVGLVLTHGHEDHIGGVPYLLKHRGDIPVISAKLTLAFLKTKLDEHRIKGKLVTVKEGDRRKFGPFDVEFLAVNHSIPDGLAVAIRTPAGLVLETGDFKMDQFPLDRRITDLAGFARLGEEGVDLFMPDSTNAEVPGFLAAEADLIPAIDQVMRTAPRRVVVSSFASHVHRIQQIIDSAHKYNRKIAFVGRSMVRNMTTARELGYLKIPRGMLVDAKELERMAPNKAVLICTGSQGEPMAALARMANSDHQINLTEGDTVLLASSLVPGNESSIYRLINDLTKQGANVVHKGNAKVHVSGHASAGELVYCYNLVRPKNVMPVHGEYRHLKANAELAIRTGVEPKNAFIVEDGTTIDLKDGVARVTGSVPAAYVYVENMVAGAATEESLQDRIRLAEDGAVTVLLIVNPDNGHIEEDPEYFAVGFNLTEKDLEKATGIVEKTISGLRGEKTGHGAEKAIADALLRWSDRALRRKPVYTVIIVEA, from the coding sequence ATGCGAATTGTCGCCCTCGGCGGCTTGGGGGAAATCGGCCGCAACATGACCGTGTTCGAATACGCCGGCAAGCTGCTGATCGTTGACTGCGGCGTCCTCTTCCCCGAAGAGCACCACCCCGGCGTGGACTTGATCCTGCCCGATTTCTCCTACCTGAAGGACCGCTGGGCGGACGTGGTGGGCCTGGTGCTCACGCACGGCCATGAGGACCACATCGGCGGTGTCCCGTACCTGCTCAAGCACCGCGGCGACATCCCCGTCATCTCCGCCAAGCTGACCCTGGCCTTCCTGAAGACCAAGCTCGACGAGCACCGCATCAAGGGCAAGCTGGTCACCGTCAAGGAAGGCGACCGCCGCAAGTTTGGCCCGTTCGACGTCGAATTCCTCGCCGTCAACCACTCCATCCCGGACGGTTTGGCCGTGGCCATCCGCACGCCGGCCGGCCTGGTGCTGGAAACCGGCGACTTCAAGATGGACCAGTTCCCGCTGGACCGCCGCATCACCGACCTTGCCGGCTTTGCCCGCCTGGGCGAGGAAGGCGTGGACCTGTTCATGCCCGACTCCACCAACGCCGAAGTTCCGGGCTTCCTGGCCGCCGAGGCCGATCTGATCCCGGCCATCGACCAGGTCATGCGCACGGCTCCGCGCCGCGTGGTTGTCTCCAGCTTTGCCAGCCACGTGCACCGCATCCAGCAGATCATCGATTCCGCGCACAAGTACAACCGCAAGATCGCGTTCGTGGGCCGCTCCATGGTCCGCAACATGACCACCGCCCGTGAACTGGGCTACCTGAAGATCCCGCGCGGCATGCTGGTCGATGCCAAGGAACTTGAGCGCATGGCCCCCAACAAGGCCGTGCTCATCTGCACCGGTTCGCAGGGTGAGCCCATGGCCGCACTGGCCCGCATGGCCAACAGCGACCACCAGATCAACCTGACCGAGGGCGACACCGTCCTGCTGGCCAGCTCCCTGGTGCCCGGCAACGAGTCCTCGATCTACCGCCTGATCAACGACCTCACCAAGCAGGGCGCCAACGTCGTCCACAAGGGCAACGCCAAGGTCCACGTCTCCGGCCACGCCAGCGCCGGCGAGCTCGTGTACTGCTACAACCTGGTCCGTCCCAAGAACGTCATGCCGGTGCACGGTGAATACCGCCACCTGAAGGCCAACGCCGAGCTGGCAATCCGCACAGGTGTCGAGCCGAAGAATGCCTTCATCGTCGAGGACGGCACCACGATCGACCTCAAGGACGGCGTTGCCCGGGTGACCGGCAGCGTTCCCGCCGCGTACGTGTACGTGGAGAACATGGTTGCCGGTGCGGCCACGGAGGAGTCCCTGCAGGACCGCATCCGCCTGGCCGAGGACGGCGCCGTCACCGTCCTGCTGATCGTCAACCCGGACAACGGCCACATCGAAGAGGACCCCGAGTACTTCGCAGTGGGCTTCAACCTCACCGAGAAGGATCTGGAGAAGGCCACCGGAATCGTCGAGAAGACCATCTCCGGCCTCCGCGGCGAGAAGACCGGGCACGGCGCCGAAAAGGCCATCGCCGACGCGCTGCTGCGCTGGTCGGACCGTGCGCTGCGCCGCAAGCCGGTGTATACCGTCATCATCGTCGAGGCTTAA